In Melitaea cinxia chromosome Z, ilMelCinx1.1, whole genome shotgun sequence, a single window of DNA contains:
- the LOC123668799 gene encoding titin-like → MTYENNYYMGNMEIEEPLQDVVTDEFSCAIFECKISDCSEQCVSCRWYRDGKHIESSRKFKITCNGKFHRLEIISPTTHDQGVYVILLKNHLGEVFSKANLYVKQIKESDIYNDVLNLKPMHKRFHVVKHLKCIKVLVGDTIELEAVFSCDALEDYVWFKSNNLLLQNERMILLNDKRTTTLSILCAKETDSGIYHVVSKSEYGIASTFASVVVVNVDLNTLNISELVPCIDETLPEELEVNEGEDLRLTCKASFDVNTTIYWSKNGEIIEENKNIVTEYYNNRYICLKIENVSLNDGGEYSIVLLDNITGQKDSSTCFLTINEIPKEKRCLVQVKQALKPVMTCFGTRISFNCTFAIDDPRFYYVVWYVGHFRVERTNHKFHMMHSGGEFYLVIKQVEPGMSDQVICELRKALPNRKSILSISTATTLTIVPHSIITREIKHNEVVVGRNISYGTNSKVEIPVLGYNVNGIHNNVVSRNHDVEDSKKTYKRMYITYCSLSLFSFVVRLDDDNFYLSASNNDEERHCECLMIHHKTIGGQSAKAPSKIVVIEWHDSEAEVSRKVWHRIEIGDSNNDFVQAGVSSAPMFEIKDPSLEQIMKFRISTEEPLLNTDESRVCILPSEKNVNTIKKSITLKPMEEFDANFTKTGDIIGHGAFGSVVLVYNDKGEFYAAKILKTRTQKKRDAAVREYEMMRRLRHPKLVELYDSFQSRESFILVMDYLWGGELFDRIVEEEHIKEVDVVSYVRQICEALLYLHERQIAHLDLKPENIICLSPNSRQVKIIDFGLARVLDASHVTRAIYGTRDYVAPEVLNFEQITLACDMWSLGVVTYMLLSGVMPFSGDSWPERSANITMANYNYHESAFKEISDLAKDFVDRLLVLQPEKRMKSSVALNHQWIIEGPPEGTRAGRMKRAQENLKSYLANHRARWQRAGNVMIAAHRLRTYMGSQRSLISAERESPRVT, encoded by the exons ATGACCTatgaaaacaattattatatggGAAATATGGAAATAGAAGAACCCTTACAAGATGTTGTTACCGACGAATTTTCGTGTGCTATATTTGAGTGTAAAATAAGTGACTGTTCGGAGCAATGCGTGTCATGTAGATGGTACAGGGATGGGAAACATATAGAATCATCAcgcaaatttaaaataacgtgCAATGGAAAATTCCATCGGCTAGAAATAATTTCTCCTACAACTCACGATCAAGGtgtttatgtaattttactaaaaaaccaTTTAGGTGAAGTATTTTCTAAGgcaaatttatatgtaaagcaAATTAAAGAAAGCGATATTTACAATGATGTTCTTAATTTAAAACCAATGCATAAGCGTTTTCATGTTGTCAAGCATTTGAAATGTATAAAAGTACTAGTTGGCGATACCATTGAATTAGAAGCCGTTTTTAGTTGTGACGCTTTAGAAGATTATGTAtggtttaaaagtaataatttattactacaaAATGAACGTATGatattattaaatgataaaagGACGACCACTCTTTCGATATTGTGTGCAAAAGAGACAGATTCTGGTATTTATCACGTGGTATCAAAGTCTGAATATGGTATTGCGTCAACTTTTGCAAGTGTTGTAGTAGTAAATGTGGacttaaatactttaaatattagcgAATTAGTGCCCTGCATAGATGAGACTTTACCCGAAGAATTGGAAGTGAACGAAGGAGAAGATCTAAGACTCACGTGTAAAGCTTCGTTCGATGTAAACACCACAATATATTGGTCTAAAAATGGAGAAAtaatagaagaaaataaaaatatagtaacagAGTACTATAACAATAGATACATTTGCTTAAAGATAGAAAATGTTTCCTTAAATGACGGTGGTGAATATTCAATCGTTTTGTTGGATAATATCACAGGTCAAAAAGATTCATCAACTTGTTTTTTAACGATCAACG AAATACCAAAAGAAAAACGATGTTTAGTGCAGGTAAAGCAAGCATTAAAACCAGTTATGACTTGCTTTGGAACAAGAATTTCATTCAACTGCACTTTTGCTATAGATGACCCAAGATTTTATTACGTAGTGTGGTATGTTGGTCATTTTAGAGTTGAACGAACAAATCACAAGTTTCAC atgatGCATAGCGGTGGAGAATTCTATCTAGTTATTAAACAAGTTGAACCAGGAATGAGTGACCAAGTTATCTGTGAACTTCGTAAAGCGCTACCTAATAGAAAATCTATTTTAAGTATTAGTACTGCAACTACTCTTACTATTGTACCACATTCGATAATAACTagagaaataaaacataatgaAGTTGTGGTTGGTCGAAATATCTCCTATGGAACTAACTCTAAAGTAGAGATTCCAGTATTAGGTTACAATGTAAATGGAATTCACAATAACGTG gtttCGAGAAATCATGATGTGGAGGATAGTAAGAAAACTTATAAAAGAATGTACATCACGTATTGcag tttaagtttattttctttCGTGGTTAGATTAGACGACGATAATTTTTACTTGAGCGCATCGAACAATGATGAAGAAAGACATTGTGAATGTTTGATGATTCACCATAAAACTATTGGCGGTCAATCAGCGAAAGCGCCTTCTAAGATCGTGGTAATAGAATG GCACGACTCGGAAGCCGAAGTATCAAGAAAAGTTTGGCATCGCATCGAGATAGGCGACTCGAATAATGATTTTGTACAAGCCGGCGTTTCGAGTGCCCCGATGTTTGAAATAAAGGATCCATCATTAGAACAAATTATGAAGTTCCGGATATCAACCGAAGAACCATTACTTAACACCGATGAATCAAGAGTTTGTATAC TACCATCCGAGAAAAATGTAAacactataaaaaaaagtattactttGAAGCCGATGGAAGAATTTGACgcaaattttacaaaaactgGTGACATAATAGGCCATGGTGCATTTGGTAGTGTTGTATTAGTTTATAATGATAAAGGAGAATTTTATGCggcaaaaatactaaaaactagGACACAGAAAAAGAGAGATGCCGCTGTAAGAGAATACGAAATGATGAGGAGATTGCGACATCCAAAACTCGTGGAACTTTACGATTCGTTTCAATCGAGGGAATCATTTATTCTAGTAATGGATTA TTTATGGGGTGGAGAGCTATTTGACAGAATAGTGGAAGAAGAACACATAAAAGAAGTGGACGTAGTTTCCTACGTCCGACAAATATGTGAAGCCCTACTTTACTTACACGAACGACAGATAGCTCACTTAGACTTAAAACCAGAAAATATAATTTGCCTTAGTCCGAATTCTagacaagtaaaaataattgatttcgGTTTAGCTCGAGTACTAGATGCTAGTCATGTGACGAGGGCTATTTACGGAACGAGAGATTACGTCGCTCCTGAAGTATTGAATTTCGAACAAATCACCTTGGCGTGTGATATGTGGAGTTTGGGCGTCGTAACCTATATGTT ATTATCTGGGGTTATGCCATTCAGTGGTGATAGTTGGCCGGAGCGATCAGCAAATATTACAATGGCCAATTACAACTACCACGAATCAGCTTTTAAGGAAATATCTGATCTAGCTAAAGATTTTGTTGATCGTCTTCTTGTTTTACAACCTGAAAAGCGCATGAAATCATCTGTCGCACTAAATCATCAATGGATAATAGAGGGACCTCCTGAAGGCACGAGGGCCGGGCGTATGAAACGAGCTCAAGAAAACTTGAAATCATACCTAGCTAACCATAGAGCGAGATGGCAA AGAGCTGGAAATGTTATGATAGCAGCGCACAGACTTCGAACCTACATGGGCAGTCAACGAAGCCTCATCTCAGCTGAACGAGAGTCACCTCGAGTAACTTAG